One genomic segment of Desulfarculaceae bacterium includes these proteins:
- a CDS encoding KAP family NTPase, which translates to MASTDSSVKSLLTKAEKNLVSFEEDHLGREPLASTLSQLARTVTQPFVLAIDSPWGTGKTTFLKMWQEMLQKDGCSVIYFNAWENDFVEDPLSAFFGEIEGLVEQIKKQGKGTKLIEKYLEDIKSHGKGLIKNAIPILLSIVTRGAIASSGIELDKLNLQNENFENLVKGVSEDIIVNYRKNKESVIYFKNSLEKFARQIRKQYGDKYPLIIFVDELDRCRPDFAIKLLERIKHIFDAPNVMFVLAMDMEALSSAVARIYGLKMKEEGYLLRFFDFKIELPPPDRFEYTSYLLTQFHLEEALSRWHDPTKNDFGKYIGMIVGELCGIHNVSLRQQNRMMTVLNMVLRAVDYKHGKVGQLDIESVMASAFMPVIFTFFKVIRPDIYCFIKAGKADAIKSAFPLEPGPVDRKRILPRTIGRACIEMFCARLTRENDFYSWATNYFKQQQNSDDQYKEVKRHWEANFAGMLLHYPQIYENKLFEIIELMWR; encoded by the coding sequence ATGGCTAGCACAGACTCTTCCGTGAAAAGCCTACTTACAAAAGCCGAGAAAAATTTGGTTTCCTTTGAAGAGGATCACTTAGGTCGGGAACCGCTTGCTTCGACGCTGAGCCAGTTGGCGCGAACCGTGACCCAACCCTTTGTTTTGGCAATTGACTCCCCTTGGGGTACGGGGAAGACGACTTTTCTAAAAATGTGGCAGGAAATGCTGCAAAAGGATGGCTGCTCCGTAATTTATTTCAATGCTTGGGAAAATGATTTTGTTGAAGACCCGCTTTCTGCCTTTTTTGGTGAAATCGAAGGGCTTGTGGAACAAATAAAAAAGCAGGGGAAAGGCACAAAATTAATCGAAAAATATTTGGAAGATATTAAATCACACGGGAAGGGCCTTATAAAAAATGCCATACCAATCCTCCTTTCAATCGTGACTAGAGGAGCTATAGCATCATCTGGAATAGAATTAGACAAACTAAATTTACAGAACGAAAACTTTGAAAATTTAGTCAAGGGAGTCTCAGAAGACATTATTGTAAACTATAGAAAGAATAAAGAATCCGTAATATATTTTAAAAATAGTTTGGAAAAATTTGCAAGGCAAATCCGCAAACAGTACGGCGATAAATATCCTCTGATCATTTTTGTTGACGAATTGGACAGATGTCGTCCTGATTTTGCAATCAAACTGCTCGAGAGAATCAAGCACATTTTTGATGCCCCAAATGTTATGTTCGTCCTTGCTATGGATATGGAGGCGTTATCGTCCGCAGTTGCGAGGATTTATGGCCTGAAAATGAAAGAAGAAGGTTATTTGTTGCGCTTTTTTGATTTCAAAATTGAATTGCCTCCTCCTGATCGTTTTGAATATACATCATATCTTTTGACGCAGTTTCACCTGGAAGAGGCATTGTCGCGTTGGCATGACCCAACAAAGAATGATTTCGGTAAATATATAGGGATGATTGTCGGTGAATTGTGTGGAATTCACAATGTTAGTTTGCGCCAGCAAAACCGAATGATGACGGTTTTGAATATGGTGCTACGTGCGGTTGATTATAAGCATGGAAAAGTCGGACAGTTAGACATAGAATCCGTAATGGCCTCGGCTTTTATGCCAGTAATTTTTACGTTCTTTAAAGTAATTAGGCCTGATATTTATTGTTTCATCAAGGCAGGAAAGGCAGATGCAATCAAAAGCGCTTTCCCTCTTGAGCCCGGGCCAGTCGACAGGAAAAGGATCTTACCTAGAACAATTGGGAGGGCGTGCATTGAAATGTTTTGCGCTAGATTGACAAGAGAAAATGATTTTTACTCTTGGGCAACAAATTATTTTAAACAACAACAAAATAGTGATGATCAGTATAAGGAAGTTAAGCGCCATTGGGAGGCAAATTTTGCTGGCATGTTGTTACACTATCCTCAGATTTATGAAAACAAACTCTTCGAAATTATCGAGCTAATGTGGCGTTAA
- a CDS encoding cation:proton antiporter, with amino-acid sequence MEGVLLKDIVIIYALAAGVVYLFHKVKLPPVVGFLLTGVLAGPHGFGLISSVHEVETLAEIGIILLLFTIGLEFSATQLKQMRRPALLGGALQVGLTVAASAGAALALGETPGQAVFIGFVVALSSTAIVLKLLQDRAALDGPSGRTSLGILIFQDVAVVGMLLAMPFLATVPAGAQPMGEVGWELLLKGLAAMAIILVGARWVFPGLMDRMAATRNRELFIIAVVVVLFGVAWLTSWAGLSLALGAFLAGLILAGSRYSHQAIGSVIPMRDLFTSLFFVSIGMLLDLGFLLAHPGWVALGTGLVILGKGVLAGGAALALRLPLRVALGVGLTLAQVGEFSFVLARGGIKLGLLSANAYQLMLDVAVLTMALTPAMVWLGQRLARRTPLLTRLHHGGRAEAQAQEHGVPEMVGHVIVVGYGINGQNVTRAARSAGIPYVVVEMNSSTVNREEAKGEPIIFGDAMNHAVLEHAGLSKARVLVVAIADPVAARHIVATAKDLNPALYVIARTRFLQEMEALYELGADEVVPEEYETAVEIFARVLRRFLVPQDEIERQVAALRAEGYEMLRTLATPGGAQQEICRMIPDVNIATLQVNPGAVSVGRSIAELAMRQRHGVTVLAVRHGDETVANPPAATVLNEGDYLVLLADPEALEGVRALFR; translated from the coding sequence ATGGAAGGCGTGCTGCTCAAAGACATCGTGATCATCTACGCCCTGGCCGCCGGGGTGGTCTACCTGTTCCATAAGGTCAAGCTGCCCCCGGTGGTGGGGTTCCTGCTCACCGGCGTGCTGGCCGGTCCCCACGGCTTCGGGCTCATCTCCTCGGTGCACGAGGTGGAGACCCTGGCCGAGATCGGCATCATCCTCCTGCTGTTCACCATCGGCCTGGAGTTCTCCGCCACCCAGCTAAAACAAATGCGGCGGCCCGCCTTACTCGGCGGCGCGCTCCAGGTGGGGCTCACCGTGGCGGCCAGCGCGGGCGCGGCCCTGGCCCTGGGCGAGACCCCGGGCCAGGCGGTGTTCATCGGCTTCGTGGTGGCCCTGTCCAGCACGGCCATCGTGCTAAAGCTCCTGCAAGACCGCGCCGCCCTGGACGGCCCCAGCGGGCGCACCTCCCTGGGCATCCTCATCTTCCAGGACGTGGCCGTGGTGGGCATGTTGTTGGCCATGCCCTTTTTGGCCACCGTCCCGGCCGGGGCCCAGCCCATGGGCGAAGTGGGCTGGGAGCTTCTGCTCAAGGGCCTGGCGGCCATGGCCATCATCCTGGTGGGGGCCCGCTGGGTCTTCCCGGGGCTCATGGACCGCATGGCCGCCACCCGCAACCGCGAGCTGTTCATCATCGCGGTGGTGGTGGTGCTCTTCGGGGTGGCCTGGCTCACCTCCTGGGCAGGGCTGTCGCTCGCCCTGGGCGCGTTTTTGGCCGGGCTCATCCTGGCCGGCTCGCGCTATTCCCACCAGGCCATCGGCAGCGTCATCCCCATGCGGGACCTGTTCACCAGCCTGTTCTTCGTCTCCATCGGCATGCTCTTGGACCTGGGCTTCCTCTTGGCCCATCCCGGCTGGGTGGCCCTGGGCACCGGGCTGGTTATCCTGGGCAAGGGCGTCCTGGCCGGGGGCGCGGCCCTGGCGCTCCGCCTGCCGCTCCGGGTGGCCTTGGGGGTGGGGCTCACCCTGGCCCAGGTGGGCGAGTTCTCCTTTGTCCTGGCCCGGGGGGGCATCAAGCTGGGACTCTTATCGGCCAACGCCTACCAGCTCATGCTGGACGTGGCGGTCCTCACCATGGCCCTGACCCCGGCCATGGTCTGGCTGGGCCAGCGCCTGGCCCGGCGCACCCCTCTGCTCACCCGCCTACACCACGGCGGCCGGGCCGAGGCTCAGGCCCAGGAGCACGGGGTGCCCGAGATGGTGGGCCACGTCATCGTGGTGGGCTACGGCATCAATGGCCAGAACGTGACCCGCGCGGCCCGCTCGGCGGGCATCCCCTACGTGGTGGTGGAGATGAACTCCTCCACGGTGAACCGCGAGGAGGCCAAGGGCGAACCCATCATCTTCGGCGACGCCATGAACCACGCGGTGCTGGAGCACGCGGGGCTCTCCAAGGCGCGGGTGCTGGTGGTGGCCATCGCCGACCCGGTGGCCGCCCGCCACATCGTGGCCACGGCCAAGGACCTGAACCCGGCCCTGTACGTCATCGCGCGCACCCGCTTCTTGCAGGAGATGGAGGCGCTCTACGAGCTGGGGGCCGACGAGGTGGTGCCCGAGGAATACGAAACCGCGGTGGAGATCTTCGCGCGGGTGCTCAGACGCTTTCTGGTGCCCCAGGACGAGATCGAGCGCCAGGTGGCCGCGCTACGGGCCGAGGGCTACGAGATGCTGCGCACCCTGGCCACCCCCGGCGGGGCCCAGCAGGAGATCTGCCGCATGATCCCGGACGTGAACATCGCCACCTTGCAGGTGAACCCCGGCGCGGTCAGCGTGGGCCGCTCCATCGCCGAGCTGGCCATGAGGCAGCGCCACGGGGTCACCGTCCTGGCGGTGCGCCACGGCGACGAGACCGTGGCCAACCCCCCGGCCGCCACGGTTCTGAACGAGGGCGACTACCTGGTGCTCCTGGCCGATCCCGAAGCCTTGGAAGGGGTGCGGGCGCTGTTTAGATAG
- a CDS encoding HigA family addiction module antidote protein, with amino-acid sequence MRIRKRQPSHPGGILKRRYLEPLGISNTELAEAVGVSRKTISMIVNQRAGVSPEMAMLLSIALDTTPDFWLNLQKNHDLWLAQRSRSDWDSVKPLRGSGSSAGG; translated from the coding sequence ATGCGTATACGTAAGCGCCAGCCCAGCCACCCCGGGGGCATCCTCAAGCGCCGCTATCTGGAACCGCTGGGCATCTCCAACACCGAGCTGGCCGAGGCGGTGGGGGTATCGCGCAAGACCATCTCCATGATCGTCAACCAACGGGCGGGGGTCAGCCCGGAGATGGCCATGCTGCTCTCCATCGCCCTGGATACCACCCCGGACTTTTGGCTGAATTTGCAGAAGAATCACGACCTGTGGCTGGCCCAACGCTCCCGTAGCGACTGGGACAGCGTCAAGCCCCTGCGGGGTTCGGGCAGCTCGGCCGGCGGCTAG
- a CDS encoding type II toxin-antitoxin system RelE/ParE family toxin, whose amino-acid sequence METFFYEGSKKGIQPKHAAKLGDILDMLDAAVVVEDMDAPGLRLHPWHPKEAGFWSVDVNGPWRVIFRFENGNAYDVDYQQPH is encoded by the coding sequence TTGGAAACTTTTTTCTACGAAGGCAGCAAAAAGGGCATACAACCCAAGCACGCGGCCAAGCTGGGCGACATTCTGGACATGTTGGACGCGGCGGTTGTGGTGGAGGACATGGACGCGCCGGGTTTGCGCCTGCACCCCTGGCACCCCAAGGAGGCGGGATTCTGGTCGGTGGACGTCAACGGGCCCTGGCGGGTGATTTTCCGGTTTGAAAACGGCAACGCCTATGATGTCGACTACCAGCAACCCCACTAA
- a CDS encoding LuxR C-terminal-related transcriptional regulator, translating to MPAQADMAMDGFTQAIFDSIDDPVQVLDRDYRVVWCNTFGSEAHVWGPENLVGRVCYEAFFHRSGPCPDCPISQTFESNRPAVREKLIPLPQRGHEWRRVHSWPITGPDGQVRYVVKLGFAITGQKQDQARLERYLGRLENAVGDGLAPLPAEGLTSRQRQVLSLLAQGFSNPEIARVLGLSPHTIKTHVTHIFEKLGVEDRVTAAATAARLGMV from the coding sequence ATGCCCGCCCAGGCGGATATGGCGATGGACGGCTTCACCCAGGCCATATTTGACAGCATCGACGATCCGGTGCAGGTGCTGGACCGCGACTACCGGGTGGTGTGGTGCAACACCTTCGGCAGCGAGGCCCACGTCTGGGGTCCCGAGAACCTGGTGGGCCGGGTGTGTTACGAAGCCTTTTTCCACCGCTCGGGCCCTTGCCCGGACTGCCCCATCAGCCAAACTTTCGAGAGCAACCGCCCGGCGGTGCGCGAGAAGCTGATCCCCCTGCCCCAGCGCGGCCACGAATGGCGGCGGGTGCACTCCTGGCCCATCACCGGGCCGGACGGCCAGGTCCGCTACGTGGTCAAGCTGGGATTTGCCATCACCGGCCAAAAGCAGGACCAGGCCCGCTTGGAGCGCTATCTGGGCCGCCTGGAAAACGCGGTGGGCGATGGCCTGGCCCCCCTGCCCGCAGAGGGCCTCACCTCCCGCCAGCGCCAGGTGCTCTCCCTGCTGGCCCAGGGCTTTAGTAACCCCGAGATCGCCCGCGTCCTGGGCCTCAGCCCCCACACCATCAAGACCCACGTCACCCATATTTTTGAAAAGCTGGGGGTGGAAGATAGGGTGACGGCGGCGGCAACGGCGGCGAGGCTGGGGATGGTTTAA
- a CDS encoding radical SAM protein: MPDVVLINPSWGGAVSKRGNRYNRRWPPLDLLNLAAILRAQGATVELIDARAVPTSPSVIKALAARADTAFITSSPLDRWQCPNLELAAFDELAQSLNHPGLVVLGVHGTVSPKEVLEATGAWALVRGEPETAAAALAAGQSRAGTPGAAWLAGGELRLGPEPQPVDLAALSMPAFDLAPPALYEYEVLGPDFALIESSRGCPFSCRFCLKEMYGPGMRYKALERVLAEVEAVARLGAKNFYFMDLELTANRSRALELCAALAELNHGMAWCCQTRVDTVDPEVLSALAKAGCRLVHYGVESGSLPVLQRLGKKITPDQVRTAVARTVEAGMQAACFFMLGFPGETDADRAATLALAKSLPAGMASFHLATPYPATGLAADCPGLPPWSEFDSEHFSREELEAWRRKAYLGFYLNPKRITQLLSHGGPQLIKRGAKLFTNFLK, encoded by the coding sequence ATGCCCGACGTAGTGCTCATAAACCCGTCCTGGGGCGGCGCGGTATCCAAGCGGGGCAACCGCTACAACCGGCGCTGGCCTCCCCTGGATTTGCTGAACCTGGCCGCCATCCTCCGGGCCCAGGGGGCCACGGTGGAGCTGATCGACGCCCGCGCGGTGCCCACCTCGCCCTCGGTGATCAAGGCCCTGGCCGCCCGGGCCGACACCGCTTTCATCACCTCCAGCCCCCTGGACCGCTGGCAATGCCCCAACCTGGAGTTGGCCGCCTTTGATGAGCTGGCCCAGAGCCTGAACCACCCCGGCCTGGTGGTGCTGGGGGTGCACGGCACCGTGAGCCCCAAGGAAGTGCTGGAGGCCACCGGGGCCTGGGCCCTGGTGCGCGGCGAGCCCGAGACCGCCGCCGCCGCCCTGGCCGCGGGCCAATCGCGCGCCGGCACCCCGGGCGCGGCCTGGCTGGCGGGTGGCGAGCTCAGGCTCGGCCCCGAGCCCCAGCCGGTGGACCTGGCCGCCTTGTCGATGCCCGCCTTTGACCTGGCCCCGCCCGCGCTCTATGAGTACGAGGTGCTGGGCCCGGACTTCGCGCTCATCGAGAGCAGCCGGGGCTGCCCCTTTTCCTGCCGCTTTTGTCTAAAGGAAATGTACGGGCCGGGCATGCGCTACAAGGCCCTGGAGCGGGTGTTGGCCGAGGTGGAGGCGGTGGCCCGCCTGGGGGCCAAAAACTTCTACTTCATGGACCTGGAGCTCACGGCCAACCGCTCCCGCGCCCTGGAGCTGTGCGCCGCGCTGGCCGAGCTCAACCACGGCATGGCCTGGTGCTGCCAGACCCGGGTGGACACGGTGGACCCCGAGGTGCTCTCGGCCCTGGCCAAGGCGGGCTGCCGCCTGGTGCACTACGGCGTCGAGTCGGGCTCCCTGCCGGTCCTCCAGCGCCTGGGCAAGAAGATCACGCCGGATCAGGTGCGCACCGCCGTGGCCCGGACCGTGGAGGCGGGCATGCAGGCGGCCTGCTTTTTCATGCTGGGCTTCCCCGGCGAGACCGACGCCGACCGCGCCGCCACCCTGGCCCTGGCCAAGAGCCTGCCCGCGGGCATGGCCTCTTTCCACCTGGCCACCCCCTACCCGGCCACCGGCCTGGCCGCCGACTGCCCCGGCCTGCCCCCTTGGTCCGAGTTCGACAGCGAGCACTTCTCCCGCGAGGAGCTGGAGGCCTGGCGCAGGAAGGCCTACCTGGGCTTCTACCTCAACCCCAAGCGCATCACCCAGCTGCTCAGCCACGGCGGCCCGCAGCTCATCAAGCGGGGCGCCAAGCTCTTCACCAACTTCTTGAAGTAA